The proteins below come from a single Solea solea chromosome 6, fSolSol10.1, whole genome shotgun sequence genomic window:
- the nek4 gene encoding serine/threonine-protein kinase Nek4 isoform X2, translated as MMNNYVFIRVVGKGSYGEVNLVRHKSDRKQYVIKKLNLTTSSKRERRAAEQEAQLLSQLRHPNIVTYKESWEGDDRQLYIVMGFCEGGDLYHRLKQQKGELLSEKQVVEWFVQIAMALQYLHERNILHRDLKTQNIFLTKNNIIKVGDLGIARVLENQNDMASTLIGTPYYMSPELFSNKPYNHKSDVWALGCCVYEMSTLKHAFNAKDMNSLVYRIVEGKLPQMPSRYDPQLGDLIKSMLCKRPEDRPDVKLILRQPYIKKQIAMFLEATKEKTAKSRKKAVSVSGDSRVNCESVSAASVQPKPERQPPSPQSEPHVRVKRREEKQQHHKVSNGVTDCTPVQKPPPPKPPSPDAALHCSSVSMATVSNINIDVPQQESERPSQKPPTVVPRHRAVNDDGTHSSHKDAKGRGKPDPSPSRSPAKPPPTSVSGVNSRAADERQAPNGSLDIRPKATPKPGDTFPVFVEKQMSDVDDKDDTMELLQGAEMLEPELEGEKGAAFSPTHKSNAENISIVVQEANVMDDKKDTLTIFKGTPALHILTSDIQNLESTEKLLEPFTPALEPEMEETPQQFSLEPSMSHSKAAAPRPLPPPPAQTTAVEARKKSKRNIESKKTDVAVTSASVNSCKKGLFLLPQDRPLSARERRRLRQSQESPCQPAFSSGVDAVRRASYDVSSTKTEHSLYHPFTRSVSDIMTGSNTKEKSEERSDDDECSSSTSSTDRSEGDCRERKTESCEMQDLVHMMTQTLRMDVGDHVNEVDKGRFGSTALPEFKLNRKYRDTLVLHGKTREEAENFSLGEIPMDGSTSGPAKIRRAIEQLRTDVVKGLGVKLLDRVLEIMEKEEEDDTKRELRLRDQMGDEKYQAYAVMVRQLKFFEDIAFKV; from the exons ATGATGAATAATTACGTGTTCATCAGGGTCGTTGGTAAAGGTAGCTATGGAGAGGTGAACCTGGTGAGACATAAATCTGACCGAAAACAG TATGTCATCAAGAAGCTGAATTTAACCACCTCCTCCAAACGGGAGCGACGTGCTGCAGAGCAGGAGGCGCAGCTTCTGTCCCAGCTGCGACATCCTAACATCGTGACGTACAAGGAGTCCTGGGAAGGAGATGACCGGCAGCTGTACATTGTGATGGGTTTTTGTGAGGGCGGTGACCTCTACCATAGACTCAAACAGCAGAAGGGGGAACTCCTGTCTGAGAAGCAGGTGGTGGAGTGGTTTGTCCAGATAGCCATGGCTCTCCAG TACCTACATGAGAGGAACATTCTCCATCGGGACCTGAAAACACAGAACATTTTCctgacaaaaaacaatattatcaAAGTCGGGGACCTCGGCATTGCGCGAGTGTTGGAGAACCAGAATGACATGGCCAGCACACTGATAGGGACTCCATACTATATGAGTCCTGAGCTCTTCTCTAATAAACCTTATAACCACAAG tcagaTGTTTGGGCCTTGGGTTGCTGTGTTTATGAAATGTCCACACTCAAACACGCCTTCAACGCCAAGGACATGAACTCGCTGGTTTATCGAATAGTTGAAGGAAAG CTGCCTCAGATGCCCAGTAGATATGATCCTCAGCTGGGAGATTTGATCAAGAGCATGTTGTGTAAGAGGCCTGAAGACAGACCTGACGTCAAACTTATCCTCCGGCAGCCTTACATCAAAAAACAAATCGCCATGTTCCTTGAGGCCACCAAAGA AAAAACTGCCAAGTCGAGAAAGAAAGCTGTGAGTGTCAGTGGTGACAGTAGAGTCAACTGTGAATCTGTGTCTGCGGCGTCAGTTCAGCCAAAACCTGAGAGGCAGCCGCCAAGTCCTCAGTCAGAACCTCATGTCAGGGTGAAACGG agagaagagaaacaacagCATCATAAAGTCTCTAACGGCGTCACCGACTGCACTCCAGTCCAAAAACCTCCGCCACCCAAACCCCCTTCACCTGACGCAGCTCTCCACTGCAGCTCTGTATCCATGGCTACTGTCAGCAACATCAATATTGATGTCCCGCAGCAGGAGAGTGAGAGGCCGTCGCAGAAGCCGCCGACAGTTGTGCCGCGCCACCGCGCAGTAAATGATGACGGGACTCACAGCTCGCACAAAGACGCCAAAGGAAGAGGGAAACCGGATCCCTCTCCGTCTCGATCACCTGCCAAACCTCCACCGACGTCTGTATCAGGTGTtaacagcagagcagcagatgaGAGACAAGCGCCAAACGGATCGTTAGACATTCGGCCAAAGGCCACACCGAAGCCCGGGGATACTTTTCCCGTCTTTGTGGAGAAGCAGATGTCAGATGTGGATGATAAGGATGATACCATGGAATTACTTCAAGGGGCTGAAATGCTGGAGCCAGAGCTAGAAGGGGAGAAAGGAGCTGCTTTTTCCCCGACACACAAATCTAATGCAGAAAACATTAGCATAGTTGTGCAGGAAGCCAATGTTATGGACGATAAAAAGGACACACTTACCATTTTCAAGGGAACTCCAGCACTGCACATACTTACCTCAGACATTCAA AACTTGGAATCCACAGAAAAGCTGTTAGAGCCATTTACTCCAGCACTG gaACCTGAGATGGAGGAAACTCCACAACAGTTTTCATTAGAGCCCTCTATGTCACAC tctAAAGCTGCTGCTCCTAGACCTTTACCTCCACCTCCTGCACAGACCACAGCGGTGGAAGCAAGGAAGAAGAGCAAGAGGAACATAGAGAGCAAAAAAACTGACGTGGCAGTCACCTCTGCTTCAGTGAACTCCTGTAAGAAGGGATTATTCCTACTGCCACAG GATCGTCCTTTGTCtgccagagagaggaggaggctgagaCAATCCCAAGAGAGTCCCTGTCAACCAG ctTTTTCCTCAGGTGTCGATGCTGTGAGACGAGCGTCTTATGACGTCTCTTCCACCAAGACTGAGCACTCGCTTTACCATCCATTTACCAGATCTGTGTCAGACATAATGACTGGGAGCAACACAAAG GAGAAGTCGGAGGAAAGGTCAGACGATGATGAATGCAGCTCATCCACGAGCTCCACTGACCGTTCAGAGGGAGACTGCAGAGAGAG GAAAACTGAATCCTGCGAGATGCAGGACTTAGTCCACATGATGACCCAGACTTTGAGAATGGATGTCGGAGATCATGTGAACGAAGTGGACAAAGGCAGATTTGGCTCGACTGCGTTGCCTGAGTTTAAACTGAACAGGAAGTACAGGGACACCCTGGTGCTTCATGGGAAGACTCGAGAGGAAGCAGAGAACTTCTCACTTGGTGAAATACCAATGG ACGGCTCCACCTCTGGTCCAGCCAAGATCAGGAGAGCCATAGAACAGCTGAGGACGGACGTGGTGAAAGGGCTCGGGGTCAAACTGCTGGACAGAGTGCTGGAAATcatggaaaaggaggaggaggatgacacTAAACGAGAA CTACGCCTTCGTGACCAGATGGGGGACGAGAAGTACCAAGCGTATGCTGTGATGGTCAGGCAACTAAAATTCTTTGAGGATATCGCCTTCAAAGTTTAG
- the nek4 gene encoding serine/threonine-protein kinase Nek4 isoform X3 encodes MMNNYVFIRVVGKGSYGEVNLVRHKSDRKQYVIKKLNLTTSSKRERRAAEQEAQLLSQLRHPNIVTYKESWEGDDRQLYIVMGFCEGGDLYHRLKQQKGELLSEKQVVEWFVQIAMALQYLHERNILHRDLKTQNIFLTKNNIIKVGDLGIARVLENQNDMASTLIGTPYYMSPELFSNKPYNHKSDVWALGCCVYEMSTLKHAFNAKDMNSLVYRIVEGKLPQMPSRYDPQLGDLIKSMLCKRPEDRPDVKLILRQPYIKKQIAMFLEATKEKTAKSRKKAVSVSGDSRVNCESVSAASVQPKPERQPPSPQSEPHVRVKRREEKQQHHKVSNGVTDCTPVQKPPPPKPPSPDAALHCSSVSMATVSNINIDVPQQESERPSQKPPTVVPRHRAVNDDGTHSSHKDAKGRGKPDPSPSRSPAKPPPTSVSGVNSRAADERQAPNGSLDIRPKATPKPGDTFPVFVEKQMSDVDDKDDTMELLQGAEMLEPELEGEKGAAFSPTHKSNAENISIVVQEANVMDDKKDTLTIFKGTPALHILTSDIQNLESTEKLLEPFTPALEPEMEETPQQFSLEPSMSHSKAAAPRPLPPPPAQTTAVEARKKSKRNIESKKTDVAVTSASVNSCKKGLFLLPQDRPLSARERRRLRQSQESPCQPGVDAVRRASYDVSSTKTEHSLYHPFTRSVSDIMTGSNTKQEKSEERSDDDECSSSTSSTDRSEGDCRERKTESCEMQDLVHMMTQTLRMDVGDHVNEVDKGRFGSTALPEFKLNRKYRDTLVLHGKTREEAENFSLGEIPMDGSTSGPAKIRRAIEQLRTDVVKGLGVKLLDRVLEIMEKEEEDDTKRELRLRDQMGDEKYQAYAVMVRQLKFFEDIAFKV; translated from the exons ATGATGAATAATTACGTGTTCATCAGGGTCGTTGGTAAAGGTAGCTATGGAGAGGTGAACCTGGTGAGACATAAATCTGACCGAAAACAG TATGTCATCAAGAAGCTGAATTTAACCACCTCCTCCAAACGGGAGCGACGTGCTGCAGAGCAGGAGGCGCAGCTTCTGTCCCAGCTGCGACATCCTAACATCGTGACGTACAAGGAGTCCTGGGAAGGAGATGACCGGCAGCTGTACATTGTGATGGGTTTTTGTGAGGGCGGTGACCTCTACCATAGACTCAAACAGCAGAAGGGGGAACTCCTGTCTGAGAAGCAGGTGGTGGAGTGGTTTGTCCAGATAGCCATGGCTCTCCAG TACCTACATGAGAGGAACATTCTCCATCGGGACCTGAAAACACAGAACATTTTCctgacaaaaaacaatattatcaAAGTCGGGGACCTCGGCATTGCGCGAGTGTTGGAGAACCAGAATGACATGGCCAGCACACTGATAGGGACTCCATACTATATGAGTCCTGAGCTCTTCTCTAATAAACCTTATAACCACAAG tcagaTGTTTGGGCCTTGGGTTGCTGTGTTTATGAAATGTCCACACTCAAACACGCCTTCAACGCCAAGGACATGAACTCGCTGGTTTATCGAATAGTTGAAGGAAAG CTGCCTCAGATGCCCAGTAGATATGATCCTCAGCTGGGAGATTTGATCAAGAGCATGTTGTGTAAGAGGCCTGAAGACAGACCTGACGTCAAACTTATCCTCCGGCAGCCTTACATCAAAAAACAAATCGCCATGTTCCTTGAGGCCACCAAAGA AAAAACTGCCAAGTCGAGAAAGAAAGCTGTGAGTGTCAGTGGTGACAGTAGAGTCAACTGTGAATCTGTGTCTGCGGCGTCAGTTCAGCCAAAACCTGAGAGGCAGCCGCCAAGTCCTCAGTCAGAACCTCATGTCAGGGTGAAACGG agagaagagaaacaacagCATCATAAAGTCTCTAACGGCGTCACCGACTGCACTCCAGTCCAAAAACCTCCGCCACCCAAACCCCCTTCACCTGACGCAGCTCTCCACTGCAGCTCTGTATCCATGGCTACTGTCAGCAACATCAATATTGATGTCCCGCAGCAGGAGAGTGAGAGGCCGTCGCAGAAGCCGCCGACAGTTGTGCCGCGCCACCGCGCAGTAAATGATGACGGGACTCACAGCTCGCACAAAGACGCCAAAGGAAGAGGGAAACCGGATCCCTCTCCGTCTCGATCACCTGCCAAACCTCCACCGACGTCTGTATCAGGTGTtaacagcagagcagcagatgaGAGACAAGCGCCAAACGGATCGTTAGACATTCGGCCAAAGGCCACACCGAAGCCCGGGGATACTTTTCCCGTCTTTGTGGAGAAGCAGATGTCAGATGTGGATGATAAGGATGATACCATGGAATTACTTCAAGGGGCTGAAATGCTGGAGCCAGAGCTAGAAGGGGAGAAAGGAGCTGCTTTTTCCCCGACACACAAATCTAATGCAGAAAACATTAGCATAGTTGTGCAGGAAGCCAATGTTATGGACGATAAAAAGGACACACTTACCATTTTCAAGGGAACTCCAGCACTGCACATACTTACCTCAGACATTCAA AACTTGGAATCCACAGAAAAGCTGTTAGAGCCATTTACTCCAGCACTG gaACCTGAGATGGAGGAAACTCCACAACAGTTTTCATTAGAGCCCTCTATGTCACAC tctAAAGCTGCTGCTCCTAGACCTTTACCTCCACCTCCTGCACAGACCACAGCGGTGGAAGCAAGGAAGAAGAGCAAGAGGAACATAGAGAGCAAAAAAACTGACGTGGCAGTCACCTCTGCTTCAGTGAACTCCTGTAAGAAGGGATTATTCCTACTGCCACAG GATCGTCCTTTGTCtgccagagagaggaggaggctgagaCAATCCCAAGAGAGTCCCTGTCAACCAG GTGTCGATGCTGTGAGACGAGCGTCTTATGACGTCTCTTCCACCAAGACTGAGCACTCGCTTTACCATCCATTTACCAGATCTGTGTCAGACATAATGACTGGGAGCAACACAAAG CAGGAGAAGTCGGAGGAAAGGTCAGACGATGATGAATGCAGCTCATCCACGAGCTCCACTGACCGTTCAGAGGGAGACTGCAGAGAGAG GAAAACTGAATCCTGCGAGATGCAGGACTTAGTCCACATGATGACCCAGACTTTGAGAATGGATGTCGGAGATCATGTGAACGAAGTGGACAAAGGCAGATTTGGCTCGACTGCGTTGCCTGAGTTTAAACTGAACAGGAAGTACAGGGACACCCTGGTGCTTCATGGGAAGACTCGAGAGGAAGCAGAGAACTTCTCACTTGGTGAAATACCAATGG ACGGCTCCACCTCTGGTCCAGCCAAGATCAGGAGAGCCATAGAACAGCTGAGGACGGACGTGGTGAAAGGGCTCGGGGTCAAACTGCTGGACAGAGTGCTGGAAATcatggaaaaggaggaggaggatgacacTAAACGAGAA CTACGCCTTCGTGACCAGATGGGGGACGAGAAGTACCAAGCGTATGCTGTGATGGTCAGGCAACTAAAATTCTTTGAGGATATCGCCTTCAAAGTTTAG
- the nek4 gene encoding serine/threonine-protein kinase Nek4 isoform X1 has product MMNNYVFIRVVGKGSYGEVNLVRHKSDRKQYVIKKLNLTTSSKRERRAAEQEAQLLSQLRHPNIVTYKESWEGDDRQLYIVMGFCEGGDLYHRLKQQKGELLSEKQVVEWFVQIAMALQYLHERNILHRDLKTQNIFLTKNNIIKVGDLGIARVLENQNDMASTLIGTPYYMSPELFSNKPYNHKSDVWALGCCVYEMSTLKHAFNAKDMNSLVYRIVEGKLPQMPSRYDPQLGDLIKSMLCKRPEDRPDVKLILRQPYIKKQIAMFLEATKEKTAKSRKKAVSVSGDSRVNCESVSAASVQPKPERQPPSPQSEPHVRVKRREEKQQHHKVSNGVTDCTPVQKPPPPKPPSPDAALHCSSVSMATVSNINIDVPQQESERPSQKPPTVVPRHRAVNDDGTHSSHKDAKGRGKPDPSPSRSPAKPPPTSVSGVNSRAADERQAPNGSLDIRPKATPKPGDTFPVFVEKQMSDVDDKDDTMELLQGAEMLEPELEGEKGAAFSPTHKSNAENISIVVQEANVMDDKKDTLTIFKGTPALHILTSDIQNLESTEKLLEPFTPALEPEMEETPQQFSLEPSMSHSKAAAPRPLPPPPAQTTAVEARKKSKRNIESKKTDVAVTSASVNSCKKGLFLLPQDRPLSARERRRLRQSQESPCQPAFSSGVDAVRRASYDVSSTKTEHSLYHPFTRSVSDIMTGSNTKQEKSEERSDDDECSSSTSSTDRSEGDCRERKTESCEMQDLVHMMTQTLRMDVGDHVNEVDKGRFGSTALPEFKLNRKYRDTLVLHGKTREEAENFSLGEIPMDGSTSGPAKIRRAIEQLRTDVVKGLGVKLLDRVLEIMEKEEEDDTKRELRLRDQMGDEKYQAYAVMVRQLKFFEDIAFKV; this is encoded by the exons ATGATGAATAATTACGTGTTCATCAGGGTCGTTGGTAAAGGTAGCTATGGAGAGGTGAACCTGGTGAGACATAAATCTGACCGAAAACAG TATGTCATCAAGAAGCTGAATTTAACCACCTCCTCCAAACGGGAGCGACGTGCTGCAGAGCAGGAGGCGCAGCTTCTGTCCCAGCTGCGACATCCTAACATCGTGACGTACAAGGAGTCCTGGGAAGGAGATGACCGGCAGCTGTACATTGTGATGGGTTTTTGTGAGGGCGGTGACCTCTACCATAGACTCAAACAGCAGAAGGGGGAACTCCTGTCTGAGAAGCAGGTGGTGGAGTGGTTTGTCCAGATAGCCATGGCTCTCCAG TACCTACATGAGAGGAACATTCTCCATCGGGACCTGAAAACACAGAACATTTTCctgacaaaaaacaatattatcaAAGTCGGGGACCTCGGCATTGCGCGAGTGTTGGAGAACCAGAATGACATGGCCAGCACACTGATAGGGACTCCATACTATATGAGTCCTGAGCTCTTCTCTAATAAACCTTATAACCACAAG tcagaTGTTTGGGCCTTGGGTTGCTGTGTTTATGAAATGTCCACACTCAAACACGCCTTCAACGCCAAGGACATGAACTCGCTGGTTTATCGAATAGTTGAAGGAAAG CTGCCTCAGATGCCCAGTAGATATGATCCTCAGCTGGGAGATTTGATCAAGAGCATGTTGTGTAAGAGGCCTGAAGACAGACCTGACGTCAAACTTATCCTCCGGCAGCCTTACATCAAAAAACAAATCGCCATGTTCCTTGAGGCCACCAAAGA AAAAACTGCCAAGTCGAGAAAGAAAGCTGTGAGTGTCAGTGGTGACAGTAGAGTCAACTGTGAATCTGTGTCTGCGGCGTCAGTTCAGCCAAAACCTGAGAGGCAGCCGCCAAGTCCTCAGTCAGAACCTCATGTCAGGGTGAAACGG agagaagagaaacaacagCATCATAAAGTCTCTAACGGCGTCACCGACTGCACTCCAGTCCAAAAACCTCCGCCACCCAAACCCCCTTCACCTGACGCAGCTCTCCACTGCAGCTCTGTATCCATGGCTACTGTCAGCAACATCAATATTGATGTCCCGCAGCAGGAGAGTGAGAGGCCGTCGCAGAAGCCGCCGACAGTTGTGCCGCGCCACCGCGCAGTAAATGATGACGGGACTCACAGCTCGCACAAAGACGCCAAAGGAAGAGGGAAACCGGATCCCTCTCCGTCTCGATCACCTGCCAAACCTCCACCGACGTCTGTATCAGGTGTtaacagcagagcagcagatgaGAGACAAGCGCCAAACGGATCGTTAGACATTCGGCCAAAGGCCACACCGAAGCCCGGGGATACTTTTCCCGTCTTTGTGGAGAAGCAGATGTCAGATGTGGATGATAAGGATGATACCATGGAATTACTTCAAGGGGCTGAAATGCTGGAGCCAGAGCTAGAAGGGGAGAAAGGAGCTGCTTTTTCCCCGACACACAAATCTAATGCAGAAAACATTAGCATAGTTGTGCAGGAAGCCAATGTTATGGACGATAAAAAGGACACACTTACCATTTTCAAGGGAACTCCAGCACTGCACATACTTACCTCAGACATTCAA AACTTGGAATCCACAGAAAAGCTGTTAGAGCCATTTACTCCAGCACTG gaACCTGAGATGGAGGAAACTCCACAACAGTTTTCATTAGAGCCCTCTATGTCACAC tctAAAGCTGCTGCTCCTAGACCTTTACCTCCACCTCCTGCACAGACCACAGCGGTGGAAGCAAGGAAGAAGAGCAAGAGGAACATAGAGAGCAAAAAAACTGACGTGGCAGTCACCTCTGCTTCAGTGAACTCCTGTAAGAAGGGATTATTCCTACTGCCACAG GATCGTCCTTTGTCtgccagagagaggaggaggctgagaCAATCCCAAGAGAGTCCCTGTCAACCAG ctTTTTCCTCAGGTGTCGATGCTGTGAGACGAGCGTCTTATGACGTCTCTTCCACCAAGACTGAGCACTCGCTTTACCATCCATTTACCAGATCTGTGTCAGACATAATGACTGGGAGCAACACAAAG CAGGAGAAGTCGGAGGAAAGGTCAGACGATGATGAATGCAGCTCATCCACGAGCTCCACTGACCGTTCAGAGGGAGACTGCAGAGAGAG GAAAACTGAATCCTGCGAGATGCAGGACTTAGTCCACATGATGACCCAGACTTTGAGAATGGATGTCGGAGATCATGTGAACGAAGTGGACAAAGGCAGATTTGGCTCGACTGCGTTGCCTGAGTTTAAACTGAACAGGAAGTACAGGGACACCCTGGTGCTTCATGGGAAGACTCGAGAGGAAGCAGAGAACTTCTCACTTGGTGAAATACCAATGG ACGGCTCCACCTCTGGTCCAGCCAAGATCAGGAGAGCCATAGAACAGCTGAGGACGGACGTGGTGAAAGGGCTCGGGGTCAAACTGCTGGACAGAGTGCTGGAAATcatggaaaaggaggaggaggatgacacTAAACGAGAA CTACGCCTTCGTGACCAGATGGGGGACGAGAAGTACCAAGCGTATGCTGTGATGGTCAGGCAACTAAAATTCTTTGAGGATATCGCCTTCAAAGTTTAG